DNA sequence from the Gopherus evgoodei ecotype Sinaloan lineage chromosome 3, rGopEvg1_v1.p, whole genome shotgun sequence genome:
TCTGGGGGtaatgttttcaaaagcacctcagtcACTTAGGagcctttgaaaatgttgccctagACGTCTCCTTTGGGTCTCTCTATTCCTGGGCAGACAAGGAGCTGTTCTTCAGAAGCAGCTCCGTGTTGCTGTGTCACTGTGCGATGGCACTGCTAATCCACTGTCCCTTCCACCAGCTTGTTTTCTGAATGCCATTTCCAGAAATATAACCTCGGATCCCAGCAGCTCCTGTTCTTCACTATTGGCATCTGGCCTCCAACCCAGATGTTGATCTAACACCGTCTCTCTGCAGACTGAGCATTGCAGAGTTTGAGGCTGTTTTTCACACAACTCTCTTCCCAGCCTCCTAACTGCTGTGCACTGAACCTGATGCAGAAGTCTTTTCTGGACTGGCGTCAGGAGTGTGTATGTTCTTATTTTTGATCTGCTATTCGGCCACCCACGCCTTGTCCTCCTACATCCTCTGCTAACCACAAGTTCTTAACCTCAATCTGCCAGTGACAAAGGACTTTGTTGGCCGTAATAAAATGAGGAACAGCCCGCAGCACAACAGGAAGGCTGGAACGCTAGGAAAGTTGTAGAAGCAGTTCAGTgtgatttaaagaaaatgttgtggtgggggagggagagctcagtggtttgagcattggcctgctaaacccagggttgtgagttcaatccttgagggggccatttagagattggtcttgctttgaggagggggttggactagatgacctcctgaggtcccttccaaccctgagattatATGAGTCAGCACTCTGGAATAATTTCGACTGGCAAGCAGTAATTCTGTGTTGAACGAGTGCTAAAACCAAGTGGCGTCCCTTCTGACTAAGTTGCGATTGTACAGAGATGCTTAGCTCTGCTCAAGTCTCCTGTTGGATCCTTGTCTTAGGTGAATGGTTGTCCCCACATATCACCTCCCAGTACTTAGGGACTGCTTATCTCTGCACTCGAACTCATCGAGTGACGGTCCTAGCAAGTGGTATTGATGTTCCCAGAGGCACTTTTCATATAGATTCCGTGCAGCCAGATTGCATCTAGCTACTGGTGTGTTTTCCCTCCCCATGACACAGCTACAGTTGCGTCCTTTACATAAGGAATTGAAATTGCTTACATTGTAAAACAGACCTTACCTCGGAAACTTTGTGCACCACTGACTATCAGTAATGGTACCGCTGCTTAGATACCTAATCATATCAATATTTCTAACTGTTTCACACCATATGACACAGTGAGGTGTTGGCAAAAATGTCACCTTGTTCCTTTTTGCTTTCtttcaggctctgcagctctggTCACCTATTACAGtctgctgcaccccaaatccACAGAGATCTGGCAGAGTTTCCTGAACAAATCTTGCAACATCACAGCTGCAAAGTATCACGGGACAGAAGGATCCACTTTCCGGTCCGTAAACGAAGCTGGGGAGAGCTTTGGAATTTCAGGTCAGGGGGACATTTTCTCTTCAGATGCAGAAGTCTCGAAGGTGGTGCATACCAGGCCTGCTTCTAGAGCACATGGTGAGACCTCACTTGGAGAACTTGAAGGTCATACTTCTGTGAAAGACACCTGGGTGAACCATCATCACTGGCTGTTGGTAAAGCTAGCCTTGAAAACTGGGGATATGTCCAGGATCAACGCAGCCTTTGGAGATGGTGGAATTGGGGAGCTTTACCCTTCAGGATGGGTGGCAAGCAAACACTGCAGTGCCATGCTTGGGCCAAAGACCAAACTTGGCTTTTCTTTGGTGGGAAAATGCCCTGGAACCCCTAAAGCCAGAGTGGTAGGACAGAGGCTTCAGGCAGAAGAGAACAGCGCTGGAGAAATCCTGAGCAAGGAGACTACGTACGTCACTCTAGCAAGCAGTGAACACAACATGGGCTCTGTTAGAATGCCGCCAGTCCTGCAAGAGGAGCACAGGCCAACAGCAAAAGCCCCTGACTGCACAGACTCGACAAGCAGACCTGAAGCTCAGGCAGACAAAGCGGGAGGCATGTCCGCTCCTCTCGCTCCTAACAGCAGTGCCGATGGCAACACTGACTTGGAAGCTGTTGTGGAGCACCCAGAAGAGGCAGCTCCGATGCATGAGAATCCTACTCTGTACTTCAGTGCTAATGCAGAGGCCACTGCATCTCTGAACAGAGGTGTGGGAGCAGCCAGCTGTTTGGCTGATGGCCTTGTGGAGCTGGTGGAGGACAGCAGGCTCAGGCCTGTACCAGATAACATCGTAGGTAAAGGAGAGGGCTTCCCCATTACCGTGGCTAATATCAGTCCAATCCTGGGCGTTGGCACTCCTGGCTTTCTGCAAAGCGGTCCGTCCCTCTGCTGCACCAGTAAGTGCAGTGCACTGAATTCATCCGAGGGAACCTCGGAGGTCACGGAGCAGGCACAGTGCAACCACTGGGGCACCGCATCCCTTGGGACTTGGGTTGCTGCTGTGAAGAGGAGACTAAGGCCAGCTGAGGAACCGTGCTACACGTCCACCCCCAAAGCTGACCCCCCCAGCCAGGACTGCAGAGTGGGGGAGGTAAAGGAGAGGACGAAACTAACGGGATTGATGGAGCAATTGTAATGGAGTGAGACTGTAAATTAACCAACTGGGGCCGTGTGTTTGGTGTCCAATCCAGTCCTCTGATATCTTGTTAATAATTCACTCTTAAGTCTCCATAGGAGCGTACAGCTCCAGTTCTTGTCTGTCTGGAGTTCTAACCTTTTCCTCCTGCTTGGGATACGTTGCTAGATTCCTCCTTCCTGCACCCACGTACTGTATCATGCAGAGTAGCTCCCCAGCTGTTTGCAGTCTTTTACCACTCCTAGAGTCCAGCTCTGGAGCTGTGTGCTTGCTCCCTCTAAAATGGCCATGCTCTTCTGTAATCTGGGGCCACGATGGCAGGAGTTGCATCGTAAATTGGCAGTAGCAGAACCTGCTGTAAGTAGTGGGGCAACGATTCTGCTTACGGAGGTTGTGCCGATAGTACTTGGGTATGTTTGGGATTCTGTGGGTGGGCCAGGAGGGGTGTTCCATTAGATGTGATATCCTGCGGTGGCAGACATTCACTGGAATGGGCAGGGGACTGTCTCAGGTAACTAACAATGGGCTACAGAATCTTCCGCTGCTCGGGCCCAAGAGCATATCCAGCACCAGACATGATTTTCTGTCACTTTTACAGCTTAAAAGTGCATCAAAGCAAAAGTGCAAAAGTTTTTCTAATGTCTTAACTacttgggaaaggagggggggttgaTGGAAAACTGGCCGAGTGTCTTCCACGCAGCATGCTAGCAATGCCAGCGGATACGACGAATGCCAGAGACCCTCTCTGCCTGGCTCTGACTCTAGGACTGAGGCTGTATGGCTGTCGCAGTAGGAACTGTAGTCTCCTCAACGATGGCCTAGCTCTGCTCCTGCAACAAAGGGAAGGTACAAATGTTAAATCAGGCATTTAAAGATCTTACTAAGCAACTAAAGCATGGCGCCCCTTACGTATCTGTGACAGCGTCTTGAAACTTGGCCCTTAACAGCCCTCCTTCCAAAGGGTTATTTCCCCAGCTGCTTGCTTCTCCCCAGCTTGGAGGaacagctgctggctgggtgatTTTTGTATCTTGACCTCTGCCCGAAGCAAGAGTCTTTCCCTTTCAGGGCAAAcatgagttcacaacaaaacactGTGATCTTCCTTCTAAAATGGGAGGGCCAACCAATCCCTGCTGCAGGGTTCAGGAGGCCTTTGCCCTCAGGGGACTTTTTCACCTCCACTTCCAGGTGGCATCATGAAGGAGCCCCATCCCTCTTTCTGTTCCAGGCTGAAGCCCctcagggtatgtttacactgcagctgggtgagctcccagcccaggtagacagacttgcactagcttGGCTTGAGTGAGGatgctagaaatagcagtgtggacgttGTGGTTCCAGTGGAGACTCAGGCTGGCCACCTGAGCTCAGATCCAGTAGAGCCAGAGCTGCTGCCTAAGCCGCattgtccacactgctatttttagcgcacTAGCTGAAGCCCAGCTCGCGTGAGTCTGCCTACCCAAGCTGAAAGGCTCGCTCccacctgcagtgtagacatactctaaatcAGGAGCAGAATCCTGCCTGTCACAGAGCCGCTTCCTACGCTGTCCTCCTCTGCTCAGGCTTTCTCTCCAGCCTTCTTGCAGTCCTCCACCcaactgctccagctccaggcctcTTCCTCGCTCCATAGGGACGGCCTCACTCTAgatcttaagtatcagaggggtagctgtgttagtctggatctggaaaagcagcaaagagtcctgtggcaccttatagactaacagacgttttggaacatgacctgcatgcatccgacaaagtgggtattcacccacgaaaagctcatgctccaatacatctgttagtctataaggtgccacaggattctttgctgccgcTCCAGATCTTGCTTCAATCCTGGTGTCTCCTAGACTGAGCACAGAGCTTGCCTGCCCCCAATTCCAACCAGGGCTGACTTCCCGCTTGGTCACGTGATCTGTCAGGGGAAACTGAGGGGCTGAGCCTTGGAGCAGGGGTAGCTGGACCTATGCGTGCCCTTAAAGGGACACACTGCACTACAGCTGAGAGGGCTGATCACCGGGCGGCTGGCTTGGCTCACAGTCTGTGGTGTACCAGTACCCAGCACAGACACAGAGAACGGGGTGAATAAGTGGCCTCCCAATATGTCCTTGCTGTGTCTGAGCATTCAGTTAAAATGGATGGTTTGTCAGTTCCAGGCAGTGACTCCAGCCCAGCTGAAGCAGGAACAGAAAACATATGGGGATGGAATTGGGCGTTTCTTAGCTTAGCCAGAACAATAATATTCGGAGTCATTTATTTCAAGCCCAGGCAAATTCATTTCCCTCCTCGTTTAACAAAAGAAGTGAAGTCACATTGGTCTTTGAGCTCTAACCCACTTGTATTGGCTACACCTGGCAGAATTGTCCTGGTGTGCCGCTAACGTGGCCTGCTGCCAGGGGGGAGAGCCATGATTTACTGACCAGGCGAGCAATCAGTAAAAGCTCCCTTCCCTATTTTGATTGAGTTTTAACAGCTTGGACATGCCTAGTTGGACAGGTTTCACAAGATGGATTTTCATGTATTTAAGTAATGCTTGGGTGCTAATGTCACATTGAAGCTAGTTTCCAGTGTAACTAACTCGGGATTGTATATTTTTTATGGCTATAAAATAGCATGTTGGATGTGCTCGGTGTGGAAAGAGACAGTTGTAGTGAGTTCTAATTTCATGACGACATCAGCAGATATATTACGGAGGCACCGTAGTGGCTCCATTCTTCagcttttattattcttttatgTTTGACAGTATCTCTGACTGATtggtgttgtttttaaaaaccacGGAAAGTAGCAAATCCTGTCTGAAGTTTTGGATGTGTTGGGCTAACCGATGGGTGCTCAAGAGACAAAATATTTACCCGGAAATGTAATTTGGGCTTCTCTGTCTCACCTTTGGGAAACAAAGCCACTGCAGAGCTTTACACCAAACGACTAATGGCAGCTCTGATGCAAATACACTGTCATTCTATTTCCATtgtagaaaaggagaaaaaagttCTTTGTCCCTAAACACAACAGAGTCACAGGACTGGTCtgcactagggggggaaatcgatctaagatatgcaacttcagctatgtgaatagtgtagctgaagtcgaagtatcttagatcgagttacctaccgtcctcacggcgcaggatcaacGTCCGTGGCTCCCCGTCGAGTCCGCTACCGCTGTTCttgttggtggagttctggagtcaacaggagctcgttcggggatcgattgctacccgccgatatggctggtagtgaagacgtacccacaCCTAGAGTAGCCTATGAAGGTCACCACCTTGATTCAATGTGTCTATTTTCAGGTTAGAggaggctcaaaaaccagaaaacaATATTGAGACAAGCTCAGGTTTTagattccattttatttttgtctATTTTTGATACATGCtgattggtttggttttgttttgcaaagCAACCTTCTTTTGGTTGAGAAATTCAGCCGTTCTCAAGCTGACATGTTGCCCCAGCAAAGGAAATGCAAGCGTGACCATGTTGAACAGTTCGGCCAGAGTCGCTCTCAATGAGGAGAAAGGAGGTTTTGCAGGGAGCTCTCCTGCGTCACACAACTTCCCGCTGCCCAACAAGGCTAATGAAATGGAGGGGTGATGGAAATGAGTGTGGCTGCAGCCTAGGGAAGCATGGAGAatcagcctagtggttagagcacttgcctAGGGCttgagagctgggttcaattcccttctctgccacagactttttgTGTGGTCTTAGGGAACTCACTTAGtctttcagtgcctcagttccccatctgtaaatggagaTAACAGTACAGCCCTACGTCACAGGGGTGTTGAAGATAAATACCATAGAGtttaaagtgctcagatactactagGGTGATCGGAGCCAGATGAGTATCTTAAGTATAGCCAGAGGCCGGTGCTTCTCCCTGGGGGTCGAGGGGGAGCATTTTGCTCTCATTGCAGGCAAAGCCAAAGTGGGTGCCTGCAGCCACTGTGAAGGGAGCTTGGAGGTCAGCAAGGGGTAGGAATGTGGGTGGGAAGTCGGGAAAGTCACTTAGCCCTACTAGACTCCAGTTGATATTGCTATCGTATCTACTTCACAGTGAGGATCCATAATGTGCGTAAAATCCCCTCTGCTGAAATGTGTAATCTAGTGAAAGTCTGACAAGATGCATGTAAGAGGTCTGCTGTATTCCAGGCCCAGCTGGACCTTCAAACAAAAAGCCAACACGCATATTGTGTGGCAATGTTAACTGTCCTCATCTGGACAAAAGCAAGATGAGCTGGAGTTAAGCTGGATTCTAGCTTAGCTCTGCTGTCTCTAAATAATGCAGCCACTGATTGATTTTCTGTGCAACGACTGCtggatgccccagagggagttaaTGCATGTGAACCAATTTCATCCCAGCAGGGGTGACTGTGACCCAGTGTTTCTGCCTTAGTTCAGAATATCCTGGCTTTCCTAGATGAGTCAGTACACTCTATTTCAGCTACTTATATAGCTCCCTTTACCCTAATGTCTGCCTTACACTCTAAGTATTTTTCCAGACAACGGCCTTGGGCGTTAGGAAAGCATTGTATCCCGTGTTACAGGTAGGGCACTGTGacacagaggctaagtgacttgcctaaggtctcTCAcaacatcagtggcagagcagggacttgaaagcTTATGTCCCAAGTACTAGAAtcctgccctaaccactggaccatcctttcttGTCAGAGAACTGCCTTTATAATTCCCCCTGGGATTCATAGGAGGTTGGTGTCCACCTCCAGCTGGAGACCTGCCCCCCTTTACAGTATTGATATACTTTGTCCTTGTTGCTTGTACGCAGGGGATTCTGCTTTGTGTTAGGTTGGAGTTCACTTCACCAGCATCTTGGTACTGGGGAGACTTTCAGAGGAACAGGTGGGAACTAGGGACCCATCTCTCCCTGACTTGTAGTAGGAGTtgggctgctttgaaaatcctcccccttgtttattatttatgtgtacagtaactcctcacttaaagtcgttccCGTtaacattgttatgttgctgatcaattagggaacttgctcgtttaaagttgtgcaatgctcccttctaatgtcgtttggcagccgcctgctttgtcttcTGATTGCGGGAAGaccagcctgttgcagctagctggtgggggcttggaaccagggtgaacCGGCAGCCgcccatcagctcccctctcccctaagttccctgtgcagcagctgcctgcagttcagctgtgtccctcgccccactgccatgtgctactcctgtcctctgccttggagctgctcccctccccctgctcctgcaccccacttaccccatcttctgtagagcaggactctggggagggAGCTTATAGCAGCtgaggtctcagcaagctgaactaattaacaaggcagcctgcttaaaggggaaatgcgcataaCTCCCTCCATTCCTGGTGCCTTGCAAAGTGAGaaagttaacccttgagggctcagccaagtgttAGCTCAtcgtttagcagtaagggaaatatcccaccctctgactcctccacctcaaccaagcttcacaatcatcatcaccatgtactagtattaaattgtttgtttaaaatgtatactctgtatatgtatgtgtaatatagtcttttgtctatATAGCCGCATGATAACTTCGGAAGAGTcacatgtggctctggaaccacaggttggccactcctgtaCTCGGTGCTGTACCGACACAAAGCAAAAAAGACAGGCTCTGTATCTTGACCTGATGTCTGTTTAGTTCATTCTGAATGCCTAGTTTTGACTGGAAGATTTCCCAGCTGCATATAACATACTTGgaggagagagggctttggaatTATCAGTTGGGcacaaaatattttgtctgtTCCTGGCATTAATTATTGTGTCACTTGAAACCTGTTAATCTGGAAGGGGTTATTTCTTTGGTACATGCAGCTAGAGATTGCAATGGGCACATGTTATAAACTGGACAAATAAATAAGCTCCCTGCTGATCATCTTCCTATTTTGTCTCAATATTGATTTTCTCCCACTGGAAGTCTACATGCAGCATGCTTTCCAGCCTAACAAAGGGTACATTGGATCCCCAAATCACCAGGCCAGCCACTCTGACCCCTGTGTATTTAAAGGGGTGTTGTCACACTACAAatcaggggtctgattttcatagGTGGCCCTACCAAGTTCCGTGGGGGTTGGAGGTCCCCATCACTTCTGAAACGGAGTTCAATATTCTCCTAAATTCCTTTTTGCGACTGGCTTTTATTATTCATAATAATGGCACCTGCCACCTCCTCATTCCTTTGCATCCAGTTCTGTAAGGAAACGGCAAAGAGTTCATAGCCAAGGCCTGTAGCTCTTTTACCCTGGTTCAGACCCACACAGAAACGCCTGGGCCACTGAGTGGTGGCGGGGCTGAGATTGTTCATGCTGATTTCTCTTTGGCCATGAGAGGGAGCTGCCGTTCAAAGTCACAAAGCAGATCTGTGACAAACGGAGCTCTCTAGAGAATAGCTCGGGATACGGGAGGACGAGAGCTTGCAACATTGCTTGCACTGGTATATGTTACCACCCCGCTCCTGTGAACGGATGGGAGCTGAGGAAGATAGGTGGTAGCCAATGTGTAATGTGTATGGAGGATGATATACCTACCTAACTCCTGAAGACTGTGTTGTAACCTCACCTTTGGAACCCAGCACTGGTGTCATGGTTGTGGTGAAGCTCTAGGTACACACTGGATTCTAGTGTTAGGATCCAACTCCTCCATGTGTGAATGTCCCCAGGTGCCCTTAAGGGAGTGGATATCTCCCACCTTACTGCCGTTTATTATGGattttttgccatttaaaaaatccTGGTGCTCCTACCATTTGTAAATCCAAGTACTAGACTCTTGCCTAGGGATGTCGCTGTTGATGTGCATCTGTGTAGACTTATCCAATCATTGAGCTTTCTGCTGGAGTTTCCAACAAGGAGACAATACAGTGGAGTGCTCAAACCCAAAACTTACACACTGCAAACAGTGCTGTATAAAtgacagctcctcagctggtgccaaCCAGCATAACCACAGCCGGTCTgtcgttttttaaaaaaacaacttcacTATAAGCTGCGGGTTCCTGGAAACAGGATTTGCACGTTCCAGTTCAGTTAAACAAGGCAGCACTTTCATTCTACACCAGTCTAACCAGTAAAGCAGGGATGGATTTGGGCCCCTCACCCCAAAAgcaagggttgggagtgaggagctaATTGATGTTTTTCTGAACCATGTAGCTTTgatgaaaaataattgtttttcgcAGAATTTTTTCTGGTTTGCAAGTGAATGCTTTTTCGGTTttgaaaaacagatttcaaaaatCAGTGCTTATTACGGGTTTGATTTTTATCAACCAAGAAATGTTCAAAGGaatttcagtgaaaacaaaaaagctgcaatttttttcagtatttcccAGGAAAAATAATTGGTGTTTTTCAGCTAGCTCTGTCGGTCCTGGGTTTCTGAACGCTCCCAAAGCCTGGGCAAGTTCAGAGCTAAGGTTTTGACCTGGGCCCACTTCTAGTTAGAACGGAGTGTCCACATGTCAAAGTTCATTCTAAGCAGCTTCCCCTCCACCTCCAGGAGGATACGTGTCCAAAAAACAGGCCTGGATTGTCTTGCATTTCTGAATATCCCCGAGTCTGTGATTCATGCTCATTTGCCCCCTCCTATACCTTCCCTGGCCCTGTAACAGTGAGAGCATAACTGAGCCCCCTGGTCTGTTGGCGGTAGTTTCattccacttttttttaaaaaggcccaaCGTTTTTGGCCGTTGGAAAGAAAACCAACTGGAacggcttttcttttaaaaagcaaactctGCCCAGCTCCATATAGGGTCTGGCTGACACGCCATAGCCCAGGAATGCTGACTCTAACACAGTGCAGCTGATTCGCCAGCTGACTCCCCTGGGAGCTCTTTCC
Encoded proteins:
- the XKR5 gene encoding XK-related protein 5; protein product: MRAVFAGLSLVLLAAEQGARVYTIVHYLLSGRYLWCWLTIAWLLPDYMVQLLSFSWFRADGHRGCCCLVIVHMLQLGIWKRHWDALWTAAEAGGSSVAGDLLVQLGDLSVLRLLEALLQTLPHLLLQSYVFVAVEPTGLVPGVSAGLSLLSLSWSLVSYSRFTCLMKPGHLYMPAAALLCQLLWRTGMLGTRVVALVLFARVYPVWVFVAAGAHWLVMSFWLVSQQTDIIASSCHWRLFNFLVGAVYIFCYINFQASSSRYRVAVFYVIMLIENIFLLMLATDLLQGVRRESLFVTGAVMAGFVIGSAALVTYYSLLHPKSTEIWQSFLNKSCNITAAKYHGTEGSTFRSVNEAGESFGISGQGDIFSSDAEVSKVVHTRPASRAHGETSLGELEGHTSVKDTWVNHHHWLLVKLALKTGDMSRINAAFGDGGIGELYPSGWVASKHCSAMLGPKTKLGFSLVGKCPGTPKARVVGQRLQAEENSAGEILSKETTYVTLASSEHNMGSVRMPPVLQEEHRPTAKAPDCTDSTSRPEAQADKAGGMSAPLAPNSSADGNTDLEAVVEHPEEAAPMHENPTLYFSANAEATASLNRGVGAASCLADGLVELVEDSRLRPVPDNIVGKGEGFPITVANISPILGVGTPGFLQSGPSLCCTSKCSALNSSEGTSEVTEQAQCNHWGTASLGTWVAAVKRRLRPAEEPCYTSTPKADPPSQDCRVGEVKERTKLTGLMEQL